A window of the Euwallacea fornicatus isolate EFF26 chromosome 15, ASM4011564v1, whole genome shotgun sequence genome harbors these coding sequences:
- the RhoGAP102A gene encoding uncharacterized protein RhoGAP102A — translation MAERASSKRKSFGRSASTESTEYSVTMGRSVRRKKPRERWLLTRKTWKYMADAGRKLIPDGAKNCVEDIPKIEAHFQELCKKETKFLLWRKNSYPGAMGFRKKRKHALRKGGSCRKAASEGEVDVLRPERPKDLMFLEPKIQGKFDLKKMREDFLCTEPSTSEASLDRAHSDENELAAMLEQYLKLSNTPTSLKTGSRDFNYEELFNKLQTHLNIVSSRNNSPSSRDYSPSVSPHSSYQSLHPHVTFQGDSAQRTDTLSRYFGQYSNRDKVISDLLTDRKALEKLYFDLRRAKGFRGRRGGTGYNATGDYHSSPTRGFNSRSILGGGFREKGGYTPKHPPPLIEVESETLEITYRDWGIQTLPVPEIVLVQCESEFKKKQAEEEEEKRDKEGDFRFRRRSSVDHDDVSQSVSDTIKRYLRMARKKSVDSEKAVGFKRVNYDRNLRNIKAKGEITKPGDDDGLNKGCQTNDEWILTYKDLKFTEVYDVSDDSRVSSARSSIDIGIVESKSSPSSPPSVKSGSHGFLSHLLHHGNKDKAVTATAMQKSKSSSSVMQQGSLAKKIFRSRSKSQTRPAQTPCSWTNRGNCVWNSVSGRQVILQDTNLLHLTEVERKVLQKVAIAKLQALNLGVTVKVPTENVGSVPAKKRRPYGLKKKSFTTSIFDSGRKDLDKDGHNPSGGLVFGIPLTQCVENDRLRSAGRTDLVSSPEERTNIARHGSRSSFSSLIDSTRGDETDSCESLMGRERILGSVPGLLDTLSCSSAADIPGTVSEEDTAVPNILGECIRHLEHHGLHTFGIFRVSASKKRLRQLRDDFDCGKETTIDDSQCPHDVANLLKEFLRDLPDPLLCRELYHAFIQTQRIRNRRLQLEALQHLVQLLPPSNRDTLYVLLSFLAIVAKNANDGKNALGEEVVGNKMDSNNLATVFAPNILHCIKPGSKEIQDRTEDRIDIINVVRTLIDHYKEVFTLSAELLDEVYAHMVDSHPEALEQLLNKRDVFGAADESVDELDSESNSAPWTPTHPTSEVSTEYAFDVKSQNSEPKRTYSREECLHETAATGGPNIGMRIRHKDKIRERSLRRKREKYEDGLLSKIHGSQKDDDYSKARSSSLESSGSVQNEDVTRVLRMSEAELQQRRKSSPYILDDSGVLTASLTIPVQPGVSYNIDDDIPYIEDVENGRQHMTVGVVKGPAVPPRRRNTSVGSDSSVASNIQPITGSLSLGQGYDSAIGSSAATTYSSPLQNTPTSVSSSIADQGHFSSPPSWTSSPPTSPDSVHTSVNYIPEDVNVLKPAPKDRSIFREAPMIQKVSFTQSPSPQTIQKVRDLKAMYGTGAEIMKSASAGTFQEREPRFTPSITSIGNAVLKSKTADFERIINVETKPKVTPAVVAPQVSSTVSDKKKYTKRRYTDTRHPTRHIPDSESLEKKEQIVAPAGATAGPVYKRRELISSVHNK, via the exons ATGGCAGAAAGGGCCAGCTCCAAAAGGAAGAGTTTCGGCAGGAGCGCCTCCACCGAGAGCACCGAATATTCCGTGACGATGGGCCGATCTGTGCGCAGGAAAAAGCCCAGAGAACGATGGTTGCTCACCAGGAAAACCTGGAAATATATGGCGGATGCTGGCAGGAAGCTGATACCCGACGGTGCGAAGAACTGCGTCGAGGACATCCCCAAGATCGAGGCTCATTTTCAAGAGCTgtgcaaaaaggagacgaaaTTCCTGCTATGGAGGAAAAACTCGTATCCCGGAGCAATGGGGTTCAGGAAGAAGCGCAAGCACGCTTTGAGGAAGGGGGGCAGTTGCAGGAAGGCGGCGTCCGAGGGAGAGGTGGATGTTTTGCGGCCTGAACGTCCTAAGGACCTAATGTTCTTGGAGCCGAAAATCCAGGGGAAATTCGACTTGAAGAAGATGAGGGAGGACTTTTTGTGCACCGAACCATCCACCTCTGAAGCTTCTCTCGACCGGGCACATTCCGATGAAAACGAACTGGCAGCAATGCTGGAGCAGTATTTGAAGCTTTCGAACACTCCCACATCCCTCAAGACCGGCTCTCGGGACTTCAATTACGAGGAACTATTCAACAAGCTTCAAACTCATTTGAACATAGTTTCCAGCCGCAACAACTCTCCTTCGAGCCGGGACTATTCCCCCAGTGTCTCTCCTCATTCCAGCTACCAGTCTCTGCATCCCCACGTGACCTTCCAAGGAGATAGCGCTCAAAGAACTGACACCTTGTCCAGGTACTTTGGTCAATACAGCAACAGAGATAAGGTCATTTCTGACCTCTTGACTGACAGGAAAGCTTTGGAGAAGCTATATTTTGACCTCAGGAGGGCTAAAGGGTTTAGAGGGAGAAGAGGGGGGACCGGGTATAATGCTACTGGGGATTATCACTCGTCGCCTACCAGAGGCTTCAATTCCCGGTCAATTTTGGGAGGAGGATTTAGAGAAAAGGGGGGTTACACCCCCAAGCACCCTCCTCCTTTGATTGAGGTTGAGAGTGAGACTTTAGAGATCACTTATCGGGATTGGGGGATTCAGACTCTTCCCGTGCCTGAGATAGTTTTGGTACAATGCGAaagcgaatttaaaaaaaaacaggcagaggaggaggaggagaagaGAGACAAAGAAGGGGACTTTCGGTTCAGGAGAAGATCTAGCGTGGACCATGACGATGTATCTCAAAGCGTTTCTGACACGATCAAAAGGTATTTGAGGATGGCCAGGAAAAAGAGCGTTGACTCAGAGAAGGCTGTAGGTTTCAAGAGGGTGAACTATGATCGAAACTTGCGCAATATCAAGGCCAAGGGCGAGATAACCAAGCCAGGGGATGATGATGGGTTGAATAAGGGCTGTCAAACCAATGATGAGTGGATACTCACGTATAAAGACCTCAAATTTACTGAGGTCTACGACGTTTCCGATGATAGCAGAGTGTCCAGTGCGAGAAGCAGCATTGACATTGGGATTGTCGAGTCCAAAAGTAGCCCCAGCAGCCCCCCCAGTGTTAAATCTGGGAGCCACGGGTTCTTGAGCCACTTGTTGCATCACGGCAACAAAGATAAAG CGGTAACAGCCACAGCCATGCAGAAGAGTAAATCATCGTCGAGTGTGATGCAACAGGGGAGTCTGGCGAAGAAGATCTTTCGGTCGAGGTCCAAGAGCCAGACAAGGCCTGCTCAGACACCTTGCAGTTGGACCAATCGG GGTAATTGTGTGTGGAACAGCGTCTCGGGCCGACAGGTGATCCTCCAAGACAccaatttattgcatttaacCGAGGTGGAGAGGAAGGTCCTTCAGAAAGTTGCCATTGCGAAGCTGCAGGCCCTGAACCTGGGCGTGACCGTTAAAGTTCCTACAG AAAACGTCGGCTCGGTCCCCGCGAAGAAGCGCCGGCCTTACGGGCTGAAGAAGAAGTCCTTTACCACCAGCATCTTCGACAGCGGCAGGAAGGATTTGGATAAAG ATGGCCACAATCCAAGTGGAGGTCTAGTGTTCGGCATTCCTTTAACGCAATGCGTGGAAAATGACAGGCTTCGAAGTGCAGGCAGGACGGACTTGGTCAGTTCTCCAGAAGAGAGGACGAACATTGCCAGGCATGGATCTAGATCCAGTTTTAGTTCGCTTATTGATTCGACCAGAGGAGATGAG ACTGATTCCTGCGAGAGCCTCATGGGCAGGGAGAGGATCCTTGGATCGGTGCCCGGCCTGCTGGACACTCTATCCTGCTCTTCGGCCGCCGATATACCTGGGACAGTGTCCGAGGAGGACACAGCTGTCCCGAACATCCTTGGGGAGTGCATAAGACATTTGGAGCATCACGGACTGCACACCTTCGGTATTTTTAGGGTCAGCGCCTCAAAGAAGCGGTTGAGGCAG TTGAGAGACGATTTTGATTGTGGTAAAGAAACCACCATAGACGACAGTCAGTGTCCCCACGACGTGGCCAATCTGCTGAAAGAGTTTCTCAGGGACTTGCCAGACCCGTTGTTGTGCAGGGAATTGTATCACGCGTTCATCCAGACTCAAA GGATACGCAATCGAAGACTACAATTGGAGGCTCTTCAGCATTTGGTGCAACTGCTGCCGCCCTCCAACAGGGACACTCTGTACGTCCTGCTCAGTTTTTTGGCAATTGTGGCCAAGAACGCTAACGATGGCAAAAACGCACTCGGAGAAGAAGTAGTCGGCAACAAGATGGACTCTAATAATTTAGCCACGGTGTTCGCTCCTAATATACTGCATTGCATCAAGCCGGGATCCAAGGAAATCCAGGACCGGACCGAAGACAGAATCGACATTATTAATGTAGTGAGGACCCTCATCGATCATTACAAGGAGGTGTTCACGTTGTCCGCTGAACTTTTAGACGAAGTTTACGCTCATATGGTCGATTCGCATCCAGAGGCTCTGGAGCAGCTCTTGAACAAAAGGGACGTCTTTGGAGCGGCCGATGa gTCTGTTGATGAGCTGGACTCGGAGTCCAATTCAGCTCCTTGGACTCCGACTCATCCTACTTCAGAGGTATCCACGGAATACGCTTTTGATGTTAAATCCCAAAATAGTGAGCCCAAGAGGACTTATTCGAGAGAGGAGTGTTTGCATGAAACAGCGGCCACTGGTGGCCCAAATATTGGCATGAGGATTAG ACACAAAGACAAAATTCGGGAGCGGAGCCTCCGTCGCAAACGTGAAAAGTACGAAGATGGATTACTCTCCAAGATCCACGGTTCTCAAAAAGATGATGATTATTCAAAAGCCAGGTCTTCCTCCTTGGAAAGTAGTGGATCTGTCCAAAATGAGGACGTCACTAGAGTCCTGCGAATGTCCGAGGCCGAACTTCAACAGCGACGAAAATCCAGTCCATATATCTTGGACGACAGTGGCGTGCTGACGGCCAGCTTGACCATACCAGTCCAGCCGGGGGTCTCTTACAACATTG ATGACGACATTCCTTATATTGAAGATGTGGAGAATGGTAGACAACATATGACCGTGGGGGTGGTAAAGGGCCCTGCAGTACCTCCTAGACGACGAAACACCTCCGTTGGCAGCGACTCCTCGGTTGCCTCCAACATTCAACCAATCACAGGATCCTTATCTTTAG GCCAAGGTTACGACTCTGCGATAGGCTCCTCAGCAGCCACTACATACTCCTCTCCTCTCCAGAACACTCCCACTTCAGTCTCCTCCAGCATAGCCGATCAAGGTCATTTCAGTTCCCCTCCCAGCTGGACCAGTAGTCCTCCGACCTCGCCGGACAGCGTCCACACCTCCGTCAACTACATCCCTGAGGATGTGAACGTGCTGAAACCCGCCCCCAAAGACCGAAGCATATTCAGAGAAGCTCCAATGATCCAAAAGGTGTCCTTCACTCAAAGTCCCAGTCCTCAGACTATACAGAAAGTGAGAGACCTTAAGGCCATGTACGGAACCGGGGCGGAGATAATGAAGAGCGCTAGCGCCGGCACTTTCCAAGAAAGGGAACCCAGGTTCACTCCCAGTATTACCAGCATCGGCAATGCTGTTTTGAAATCAAAAACTGCAGATTTTGAAAGGATTATCAATGTGGAGACCAAGCCCAAGGTGACGCCCGCAGTGGTAGCGCCGCAGGTCAGCAGCACTGTCTCagacaagaaaaaatatacaaagagACGATATACGGACACTAGGCACCCTACGAGACATATTCCGGACTCGGAGAGTTTGGAGAAGAAGGAGCAAATTGTGGCCCCTGCAGGAGCTACAGCCGGTCCTGTGTATAAGCGAAGGGAGCTCATTTCAAGCGTCCACAACAAATAA
- the LOC136343688 gene encoding uncharacterized protein, translating to MAASEVKPLYSTCVAVLGFICFVVGATAVGIPMWGYFDTPGWGVGDDKGYFGPWKTCKLLLYNRERCEEDVSRFRSSVAVWVSGLVASLSVVVLGFFCLLSVLQLAMISSKEKVVMKYSVTVLSKVVLAFVSALLAIVAASLFATQIDDERNGFEITRGPGFYIEILSIVLNSCLFVMALYDMFFAKREGGDPTTAAVPVEATTYGNPGFRDRSTNGISMTDASGKPYTAASNGSMASMNTASTTLGSTNGSTVASSIGTARSPLRSSLKKPKPKDGLGIQNPGFSGTSPTLNRNGSTKKVRIQTHSTEV from the exons ATGGCAGCTAGTGAGGTGAAGCCTTTGTATTCGACATGCGTCGCAGTTTTGGGGTTCATCTGCTTCGTAGTTGGGGCCACCGCCGTCGGAATACCCATGTGGGGGTACTTCGACACTCCAGGATGGG GAGTGGGTGACGACAAAGGCTATTTCGGACCTTGGAAGACTTGCAAACTGCTCCTATACAACAGGGAACGATGCGAGGAGGATGTATCTCGTTTTCGATCAAGTG TCGCTGTTTGGGTATCAGGGCTGGTAGCCTCCCTCTCAGTAGTGGTTTTAGGATTCTTCTGCCTTCTCAGCGTTTTACAGCTCGCCATGATCAGTTCCAAAGAGAAGGTGGTCATGAAATACAGCGTTACAGTTCTCAGTAAAGTGGTGCTGGCTTTCGTTTCAG CTCTTCTTGCCATTGTGGCAGCTAGTCTTTTTGCCACTCAGATCGATGACGAGAGGAACGGATTCGAAATAACTAGAGGACCAGGGTTTTATATTGAG attttaagCATAGTACTAAATTCCTGCCTCTTCGTAATGGCACTCTACGACAtgttttttgccaaaagagAAGGAGGCGACCCAACCACAGCTGCAGTTCCTGTTGAGGCCACCACTTACGGGAACCCCGGATTTCGCGATCGAAGCACCAACG GTATATCAATGACTGATGCCAGTGGCAAACCGTACACCGCCGCATCAAATGGTTCCATGGCTTCCATGAACACTGCTTCAACTACTTTGGGTTCCACGAACGGATCCACTGTAGCTTCTTCCATAGGCACTGCAAG GTCGCCATTGCGGAGCAGCCTGAAGAAGCCTAAACCCAAAGATGGGTTGGGCATCCAGAATCCAGGTTTCAGCGGGACCTCGCCTACGTTAAACCGCAATGGCAGTACCAAGAAAGTTCGGATACAGACTCATAGTACTGAGGTATAA